A window from Pichia kudriavzevii chromosome 5, complete sequence encodes these proteins:
- a CDS encoding uncharacterized protein (PKUD0E05520; similar to Saccharomyces cerevisiae YGR156W (PTI1); ancestral locus Anc_4.65), which yields MSSSCVLYVGAIPYNWDVDVIQSVVCGSGPVVDVRCMMDNASKNKGFCFVEYLTPLDALNALSILSKVRIEGRKKLRIELSKEGLRNSQHLNKPVLKLNRLLLPSNVILPPEMQKVPENVGDIDDDMDLQIVDDRSHIRLLKRSIRDNPDIKAMASQMIANGMDLRQISSLISQFNAKNNVQQLQNAQHQHIQQQQQQQQQQQQQQQQQPILPQQPIPSLPLPLQPSKQQQQQQQQPPQPINASSYLPAPTPSMQTALLPNQDPISKTLSTIPPGVLIELLAKLKLLLSTPNPTPQTYAEAASILNANPKLAVAAAQALLLMGIADPATATSNADIPQEWATFPPQTIAKLRLLTPQESSLIAQVLQLTPQQIAVLPLSERQMATQIRNEYL from the coding sequence ATGTCTTCATCCTGTGTGCTATATGTAGGGGCAATCCCGTATAATTGGGACGTTGATGTCATCCAGAGTGTTGTTTGTGGCTCAGGACCAGTTGTTGATGTCCGATGCATGATGGACAACGCTTCGAAGAATAAGGGGTTCTGCTTTGTGGAGTACCTCACTCCCTTGGACGCCTTGAACGCACTCTCGATCTTGAGCAAGGTGAGAATCGAAGGCCGCAAGAAACTGAGAATCGAGTTGTCGAAGGAAGGATTAAGGAATTCCCAACATTTGAACAAACCGGTTCTTAAGTTGAACCGGTTGTTGTTGCCGTCAAATGTCATACTACCGCCAGAGATGCAGAAGGTGCCTGAAAATGTCGGTGATATAGACGACGACATGGACTTGCAGATTGTTGACGACAGATCGCACATTCGTTTATTGAAACGTTCAATACGAGACAACCCAGATATTAAAGCAATGGCCTCTCAAATGATAGCCAATGGTATGGACCTACGACAAATATCGTCTTTGATATCGCAGTTCAACGCCAAGAATAACGTACAACAGTTACAGAACGCCCAACACCAGCATAtacagcaacagcagcagcagcagcagcaacaacaacaacaacaacaacaacaaccgATACTTCCACAGCAACCAATACCTTCACTTCCATTGCCTCTGCAACCATCgaaacaacagcaacagcaacagcaacaacctCCACAACCAATAAATGCTTCATCTTATCTCCCCGCTCCAACGCCGTCAATGCAAACTGCACTTCTACCGAACCAAGACCCAATTTCAAAGACTTTATCTACAATCCCGCCCGGTGTTTTGATTGAACTTTTAGCAAAGCTCAAGCTCTTGCTATCCACCCCTAACCCAACACCACAGACGTATGCAGAGGCAGCTTCGATTCTTAATGCGAACCCAAAGTTAGCTGTGGCTGCTGCCCAAGCTTTGCTATTGATGGGGATCGCAGACCCTGCCACGGCTACATCAAACGCAGATATACCACAAGAATGGGCTACCTTCCCGCCTCAAACAATAGCCAAACTCAGGCTCCTCACACCGCAAGAATCGAGTTTAATCGCCCAAGTTCTACAACTGACTCCACAGCAAATCGCTGTTCTCCCTCTGAGCGAACGTCAAATGGCCACCCAGATAAGAAACGAGTACCTATAA
- a CDS encoding uncharacterized protein (PKUD0E05530; similar to Saccharomyces cerevisiae YGL043W (DST1); ancestral locus Anc_4.67), with protein sequence MSMSVSEIKTAVKSLDAALESKSTDDVLAILHQLDNEVNATESLLRETKVGVHVNKARTYEDSRVVSLVKKIVKKWKDVVSMEKKEKRKPGQAKAALVQSGTPTAAMASTTPAGDATNTHLPNTVSKTKPVNRTPTTDGVKIEIYPDTTRNRSIAALYTALAVDSDLSSELILERSISIEKEIFGTNGVGDSYRTKLRSLILNIKNKQNSSLREQILNGSLLPKRLVSMTSAELAPAALKEEMQRMKERNLFHAQGAVEKRAITDRFVCGKCKKREVSYYQMQTRSADEPLTTFCTCENCGNRWKFC encoded by the coding sequence ATGTCTATGTCTGTATCTGAGATAAAAACAGCCGTAAAGAGTCTCGATGCTGCTTTGGAAAGTAAATCGACCGACGATGTTCTGGCTATCTTGCACCAGCTCGACAACGAAGTCAACGCCACAGAATCCTTATTGAGAGAAACCAAGGTAGGTGTCCACGTGAACAAGGCACGTACTTACGAAGATAGCCGGGTGGTGTCCCTGGTTAAGAAGATAGTGAAGAAGTGGAAAGATGTGGTATCtatggagaagaaggaaaagcGGAAACCCGGTCAAGCCAAGGCAGCATTGGTGCAATCTGGAACACCAACGGCAGCAATGGCATCAACAACGCCAGCGGGTGACGCCACCAATACACACTTGCCGAACACTGTCTCCAAGACGAAGCCCGTCAACAGAACTCCAACAACGGATGGtgtcaaaattgaaatctaTCCTGATACGACTCGTAATCGTTCTATAGCGGCATTATACACAGCATTGGCGGTTGATAGCGATTTGTCGTCGGAACTGATACTGGAGAGATCTATCtccattgaaaaagagaTATTCGGCACTAATGGTGTTGGCGATTCATATCGTACCAAGTTACGTTCACTAATACTGAACATcaagaacaaacaaaatagCTCATTACGTGAGCAGATTCTCAATGGATCGCTTCTACCAAAGAGGTTGGTATCCATGACAAGTGCCGAGTTGGCGCCAGCGGCGTTGAAGGAAGAGATGCAACGTatgaaagaaagaaacttGTTTCATGCCCAGGGTGCCGTTGAAAAAAGGGCAATCACAGACCGGTTTGTTTGTGGTAAATGCAAGAAGCGTGAAGTGTCATACTATCAAATGCAAACACGTTCTGCCGATGAACCTCTAACGACTTTCTGTACCTGTGAAAACTGTGGAAATAGATGGAAGTTCtgttga
- a CDS encoding uncharacterized protein (PKUD0E05540; similar to Saccharomyces cerevisiae YHR189W (PTH1); ancestral locus Anc_8.856): MSLPKRLLVLSLGNPPAYDGTRHSVGHLMLKLVCTRLGAQPNRTSSFNTHETEIDDTRVTFYRVPGYMNESGKSLNPFYKIWKSRTKKEIEDTVIILHDELDVDVGKIKVRSPGRSHRGHNGLRSIQASSPIGKDYVSFQIGIGRNYSGDRQTPGVVANYVLSKFTPKERLTIESETLDKVVDAIKTYV, translated from the coding sequence ATGAGTCTTCCAAAACGGCTCTTAGTCCTCTCGCTGGGGAATCCTCCTGCGTATGATGGTACCAGACACAGTGTGGGCCATCTAATGCTGAAGCTGGTTTGCACACGGTTAGGAGCACAACCAAATCGAACGAGCTCCTTCAACACCCACGAGACTGAGATCGATGACACCAGAGTAACGTTCTACCGTGTACCTGGATACATGAACGAGTCCGGGAAGAGCTTGAATCCCTTTTATAAAATCTGGAAATCACGTACTAAGAAGGAAATTGAGGATACAGTAATTATACTACACGATGAATTGGATGTCGATGTGGGGAAAATCAAAGTAAGAAGCCCTGGAAGATCACACCGTGGACACAATGGATTGAGATCTATTCAAGCCAGCTCTCCAATAGGCAAAGATTATGTCTCCTTCCAGATTGGTATCGGAAGAAACTATTCAGGAGACCGTCAAACGCCAGGCGTTGTAGCCAATTACGTGCTGAGTAAATTCACACCAAAAGAACGGCTGACCATAGAATCCGAAACTCTTGATAAAGTAGTCGATGCTATCAAGACATATGTTTGA
- a CDS encoding uncharacterized protein (PKUD0E05550; similar to Saccharomyces cerevisiae YPL004C (LSP1); ancestral locus Anc_8.85): MHRTYSMRSSRAPTATQLATPPPPPSSTKGKFFGTTSIANAFRKQAAGSFGPEMARKLSQLIKIEKSLERSLEAVSNERKLVAKQLSLWGADNDDDVSDVTDKIGVLLYEIGELEDQFIDKYDLYRITLKGIRNIEASVQPSRDRKIKITDEIAHLKYKDPQSPKIAVLEQELVRAEAESLVAEAQLSNITREKLKAAFNYQFDSLRELTEKMALIAGYGKALLELLDDSPVTPGETRPAYDGYEASKQIIIDAENALTSWTLDNSYLKEPLLSIHQGVDDVYTVPEGVTEGEWVEQVDEDEDHHHENEHEDENEHEDLAQDEEVVEH, encoded by the coding sequence atGCATCGTACATACTCCATGAGATCGTCGAGGGCGCCAACTGCGACCCAATTGGCGACTCCTCCACCTCCACCATCGTCTACTAAGGGTAAGTTCTTTGGTACTACTTCCATTGCCAATGCGTTCAGGAAACAAGCTGCAGGTTCGTTTGGTCCAGAAATGGCTAGAAAGTTGTCCCAACTGATCAAGATTGAGAAGTCATTGGAGAGATCCTTAGAGGCTGTCTCTAATGAACGGAAATTGGTTGCAAAGCAATTGTCTCTTTGGGGGGctgataatgatgatgatgtcTCTGATGTCACTGACAAGATTGGTGTGTTACTCTATGAGATTGGTGAATTGGAAGACCAGTTTATTGATAAGTATGACTTGTACAGAATCACATTGAAGGGAATCAGAAATATCGAGGCTTCTGTTCAGCCTTCAAGGGACCGTAAAATTAAAATCACTGATGAAATTGCCCATTTGAAATATAAAGATCCTCAATCTCCTAAAATTGCCGTTTTAGAGCAAGAATTAGTGAGAGCAGAAGCAGAATCATTGGTTGCTGAAGCTCAATTATCAAATATCacaagagaaaaattaAAGGCTGCATTTaattatcaatttgattcaTTACGTGAATTAACTGAAAAGATGGCTCTTATTGCAGGTTATGGTAAGGCTCTATTGGAATTACTGGATGATTCTCCTGTTACACCTGGTGAAACTAGGCCTGCCTATGATGGTTATGAAGCTTCAAAGCAAATTATTATTGATGCTGAAAATGCATTAACTTCTTGGACTTTGGATAATTCCTATTTAAAGGAACCATTATTATCGATCCATCAAGGTGTCGATGACGTTTATACTGTTCCAGAAGGTGTCACTGAAGGTGAATGGGTTgaacaagttgatgaagatgaagatcATCATCACGAAAATGAACATGAAGATGAGAATGAACATGAAGATCTTGCccaagatgaagaagttgttgaacatTGA
- a CDS encoding uncharacterized protein (PKUD0E05560; similar to Saccharomyces cerevisiae YPL001W (HAT1); ancestral locus Anc_8.90), which translates to MSVEHEEWTVSANDALFISITDGEKATTTHPLYTYPIFGESEQIFGYKDLRIDLAFDGKSMKPFLNVRYTEKLDNIKDDVMVKMQEFLPPDDFIKSDEAAWVDSIESENFDIGQEYVCHSYTLDGDDYDIYKLSVLDGVGSKLLKRMQILALLYIEGASYIEPDERWNLYVTYKRNGGLVSFVTTYKYWLLRENRNGEWMYRGRISQVVVMPHMQGKGHGSKIYEAIREEWVSDNKCFEFGVEDPNESFEKLRDVSDMSCGEHDVGLMKFSKRQGDKIREMRLLERGEEDAFRLAVKKRVYRANKEALEELNLEEVKEKLVDPYERNKAYVLEVLEEVKKVKARNAKRGNVSE; encoded by the coding sequence CCGACGGCGAAAAGGCCACCACCACCCATCCGTTGTACACCTATCCGATTTTCGGAGAGAGTGAACAGATTTTCGGATACAAGGACTTGAGAATCGACCTTGCCTTTGACGGGAAATCAATGAAGCCATTCTTGAATGTGAGGTACACCGAGAAGCTCGACAATATAAAGGACGACGTTATGGTGAAGATGCAGGAGTTTTTACCCCCtgatgatttcatcaaaagtGACGAAGCTGCATGGGTTGATTCCATTGAGAGTGAGAATTTCGATATTGGCCAAGAGTATGTTTGTCACTCTTATACACTCGATGGAGACGACTATGATATTTATAAGTTGTCTGTCTTAGACGGTGTTGGATCGAAGTTGCTGAAACGAATGCAGATTTTGGCCTTGTTGTACATTGAGGGGGCGTCGTATATCGAGCCCGATGAGAGGTGGAATCTCTATGTTACGTATAAGAGGAACGGGGGGCTGGTTTCGTTTGTGACTACTTATAAGTACTGGCTCCTTAGGGAGAATCGTAATGGGGAGTGGATGTATAGGGGCCGGATCTCGCAGGTTGTTGTTATGCCGCACATGCAGGGGAAAGGACATGGTAGCAAGATCTACGAGGCCATCAGGGAGGAGTGGGTTTCGGACAACAAGTGTTTTGAGTTTGGAGTTGAAGATCCGAATGAGAGTTTTGAGAAGTTGCGGGATGTCTCTGACATGTCTTGCGGTGAGCACGATGTTGGCTTGATGAAGTTCAGCAAGAGACAGGGAGACAAGATACGTGAGATGAGGCTCTTAGAGAGAGGGGAGGAGGATGCGTTTCGGTTGGCTGTTAAGAAGCGGGTCTATAGGGCCAACAAGGAAGCCCTTGAGGAGCTAAATTTGGAGGAGGTCAAGGAGAAGCTCGTTGATCCGTACGAGAGAAACAAGGCGTATGTATTGGAAGTCCTTGAAGAGGTCAAGAAGGTTAAAGCACGGAATGCCAAGCGTGGGAATGTATCTGAGTAG